From one Gracilibacillus salinarum genomic stretch:
- a CDS encoding FixH family protein, whose amino-acid sequence MKKIVMITLLTALLSACSANQLNDDAAKQYHTEQPLTITIDSPSNIEANTETPINVTLQQNIAPAENVQSISAEVWMPLQPEVKKEVALALQEPGVYHMDYTFAEDGIYYLQVRAESEQSDIMPTKRLIVGELSEEEQAFLDGQDKETEEDHSSHH is encoded by the coding sequence ATGAAAAAAATAGTTATGATTACGTTACTAACCGCACTGCTTTCCGCATGCTCGGCTAATCAGCTTAACGACGATGCAGCCAAACAGTACCATACGGAGCAGCCATTAACAATTACGATCGATTCGCCAAGCAATATAGAAGCTAATACCGAAACACCTATTAATGTAACATTGCAACAGAACATCGCTCCTGCTGAAAATGTACAAAGCATTTCTGCAGAGGTTTGGATGCCACTTCAGCCTGAAGTTAAAAAAGAAGTAGCGCTGGCATTACAAGAGCCTGGCGTTTACCATATGGATTATACATTTGCAGAGGATGGCATCTATTATTTGCAGGTTCGTGCTGAATCGGAACAATCAGACATTATGCCGACAAAACGACTCATCGTCGGTGAATTGTCGGAAGAGGAACAAGCATTTCTAGACGGTCAAGATAAAGAAACCGAAGAGGATCACTCCTCTCATCACTAG